The genomic DNA CCGGACGAGATCCCGAAGGCCTCATCGGACGACGTCCCATTGCTTGTGGACTTCTGGGCGGAGTGGTGTGCGCCGTGCCGCGCGATCACGCCGGTGCTGGCTCAGCTTTCGGACGAGTGGTCCGGGCGCATGCGCTTCCGCAAGCTGAACGTGGACGACTTCGACGGAGTCTGGGAACGGTTCGGGTTCCGCGGAATCCCCACGATGATCGTCTTCCGCAACGGCGAGGAGGTCCATCGCGTCACGGGCTTCGGCGGCAAGGACGCCCTGGTGAAGGAACTGGAGCCGCTGCTGTCGTAAAGCCTCGGGAGAGCCCCGGCGTTCACCGCTGCTCGGGCGCCGGGGCTAGAACCCCTTCATCTTCGGCATGCCCCGCCGGGCCTTGCGGCTGGCGCCCTTCCGCCCCTTGCCCGGGATGGCGCCGGCCATCTGGCGCATCATCTTGCGCATCTGGTCGAACTGCTTGAGGACGTTGTTCACGTCCTGCGGCTGGTTGCCGGACCCCTCGGCTATCCGCCGCCGGCGCGAAGCGTTGATCAGCTCCGGCTTGGCGCGCTCCTGAGGAGTCATCGACCTGATGATCGACTCCACGCGGGTGAGCTGGCCCTCGTCGACCTCCTGGTCGGAGATGCGGCCGACGCCCGGGATGTTCGGCATGAGGCCGACCAGGTTCTGGATGGGTCCCATCTGCCTGACCATCTGGAGCTGGTCCAAAAAGTCCTTCAGGTCGAACGTCGCCTCACGGATCTTGCGCTCCAGCGCTTCGGCGTCCTCCTCGGCGATCGCGGACTCCGCCTTCTCGATCAGCGAAAGGACGTCGCCCATCCCGAGGATCCGCGAGGCGATGCGGTCCGGGTGGAAGGGCTCGAGGTCCTCGATGCGCTCCCCTGTCCCGGCGAAGACGATCGGGACGCCGGCGGCCTCCACAAGCGAAAGTGCCGCGCCTCCGCGTGCGTCGCCGTCCAGCTTGGTGAGGATGGCCCCGGTGGGGTCCAGGCGCTCGGCGAAAGACTCGGCGGTCTGGACGGCGTCCTGTCCGGTCATCGAATCCAGGACGAGAAGAGTCTCGTGTGGCGACACGGCGTCGCGTATGGACCGAGCCTGCTCCATCATCTCCTCGTCCACGGTCAGCCGGCCTGCCGAGTCGACGATGAGAGCGCCGAAGTTCTCCGTCCTGGCCCGCTTGAGCGCCTGCGCCGCCGTCTTGACCGGGTCCCCGCCGGCTTCACCGGCCTCGACCGCCACCCCCACCTGGGCGCCGAGCTGCCGGAGCTGCTCCACGGCCGCCGGTCGCTGCAGGTCGCAAGCCGCCAGAAGCGGCCGGGTCCCGCGGGCCTTGAGGTGCGCAGCGAGCTTGGCGGCCGCGGTGGTCTTTCCGGACCCCTGCAGGCCGACGAGCAGGATGACCGTCGGGGGCTTGTCCGCACGGATCAGCTGACGCTGCTGTCCGCCCAGCAGCGCGACGAGCTCGTCGTGGACGATCTTGACGATGTGCTGTCCGGGGGTCAGGGAGCGCAGGACCTGGTCGCCCACCGCCTGCTCGCGGACCCTCTCGAGGAAGTTGCGGACCACCGGGAGGCTGACGTCGGCCTCCAGCAGCGCCGTCCGGATCTCCTTCAGGCCCTCCTCGACGTCCTCTTTCGTGAGCCTGCCTTTGCGGCGCAGGCGCGCGAAGGCGGTCTCGAGGCGGTCTGAAAGAGACTCGAACATGGTTCCGCGAGGGTATCAAGCAGGTCCACCGGAGGCGCCCGGACTCGCGGCGGCCGCCATCCGGCGGCGGGACTCGAACGGCCAGGCTCGGTCGCGGGGCTAGCCGCCTCGATCTTGCTCGAGCGCGCGCAACCTCGCCTCC from Actinomycetota bacterium includes the following:
- a CDS encoding thioredoxin domain-containing protein, which encodes PDEIPKASSDDVPLLVDFWAEWCAPCRAITPVLAQLSDEWSGRMRFRKLNVDDFDGVWERFGFRGIPTMIVFRNGEEVHRVTGFGGKDALVKELEPLLS
- the ffh gene encoding signal recognition particle protein — encoded protein: MFESLSDRLETAFARLRRKGRLTKEDVEEGLKEIRTALLEADVSLPVVRNFLERVREQAVGDQVLRSLTPGQHIVKIVHDELVALLGGQQRQLIRADKPPTVILLVGLQGSGKTTAAAKLAAHLKARGTRPLLAACDLQRPAAVEQLRQLGAQVGVAVEAGEAGGDPVKTAAQALKRARTENFGALIVDSAGRLTVDEEMMEQARSIRDAVSPHETLLVLDSMTGQDAVQTAESFAERLDPTGAILTKLDGDARGGAALSLVEAAGVPIVFAGTGERIEDLEPFHPDRIASRILGMGDVLSLIEKAESAIAEEDAEALERKIREATFDLKDFLDQLQMVRQMGPIQNLVGLMPNIPGVGRISDQEVDEGQLTRVESIIRSMTPQERAKPELINASRRRRIAEGSGNQPQDVNNVLKQFDQMRKMMRQMAGAIPGKGRKGASRKARRGMPKMKGF